A region from the Agrococcus sp. SL85 genome encodes:
- a CDS encoding DUF3000 domain-containing protein, translating to MDTSSAAPAPVPEAFRAAIEQLRRAELRPELSVREIPAPGRIAPWSFAIAADVGAPEHGRDSDLGTGRFILMHDPEEPEAWGGDFRIVSFTQASQDPEIGVDPFLAEVTWTYLTEALDQRGAEHHSESGTATRILSNGFGELAAQGEGAQIELRASWTPVGADFGAHLTAWTDLLCAIAGLSVQPGATGLDARRRTRG from the coding sequence GTGGACACGAGCAGTGCAGCGCCCGCCCCGGTGCCCGAGGCCTTCCGGGCGGCGATCGAGCAGCTGCGGCGCGCCGAGCTGCGCCCCGAGCTCTCGGTGCGCGAGATCCCGGCGCCCGGCCGCATCGCCCCGTGGTCCTTCGCCATCGCCGCCGACGTCGGCGCGCCCGAGCACGGCCGCGACTCCGACCTCGGCACGGGCCGCTTCATCCTCATGCACGACCCGGAGGAGCCCGAGGCCTGGGGCGGCGACTTCCGCATCGTCTCGTTCACGCAGGCCTCGCAGGATCCGGAGATCGGCGTCGACCCGTTCCTGGCCGAGGTGACCTGGACCTACCTCACCGAGGCGCTCGACCAGCGCGGCGCCGAGCACCACTCGGAGTCGGGCACCGCGACGCGCATCCTCTCGAACGGCTTCGGCGAGCTCGCCGCCCAGGGCGAGGGCGCCCAGATCGAGCTGCGCGCATCGTGGACGCCCGTGGGCGCCGACTTCGGCGCGCACCTGACGGCCTGGACCGACCTGCTGTGCGCGATCGCCGGCCTGTCGGTGCAGCCGGGCGCCACGGGGCTCGACGCCAGGAGGCGCACGCGTGGTTGA
- a CDS encoding thiolase family protein: MFVDGVRTPFGRAGEKGMYWGTRADDLAVKALTGLLERNPSLPLDRIDEVAIAATTQTGDQGLTLGRTVGMLAGLPVQVPGYAIDRMCAGAMTAVTAVAGGIALGGYDVAIAGGVEHMGRHPMGLDADPNPRFVAEKLVSMDALNMGKTAERIHDRFPELTKERADRFAMRSQEKYAAALAAGHIQPDLVPVATQSTSGWGLATADEAPRPETTMEGLATLKTPFREHGRVTAGNASGLNDGATMSIMASGRAAKELGLAPKMRLVSFGFAGVEPDIMGIGPVPSTEKALAKAGLSIDDIGLFELNEAFAVQVLSFTDHFGIADDDARVNPWGGAIAIGHPLASSGVRLMLQLARQFEQHPEVRYGLTAMCVGLGQGGSVIWENPHHKHYGKRK; encoded by the coding sequence GTGTTCGTGGACGGCGTCCGCACCCCCTTCGGGCGTGCGGGCGAGAAGGGGATGTACTGGGGCACGAGAGCCGATGACCTCGCGGTCAAGGCGCTCACGGGCCTGCTGGAGCGCAACCCCTCGCTCCCCCTCGACCGCATCGACGAGGTGGCGATCGCCGCCACGACCCAGACCGGCGACCAGGGGCTCACGCTCGGCCGCACCGTGGGCATGCTCGCGGGCCTGCCCGTGCAGGTGCCCGGCTACGCGATCGACCGCATGTGCGCGGGCGCCATGACGGCCGTCACCGCGGTCGCGGGCGGCATCGCGCTCGGCGGCTACGACGTCGCCATCGCCGGCGGCGTCGAGCACATGGGGCGCCACCCCATGGGCCTCGATGCCGACCCCAACCCTCGCTTCGTGGCCGAGAAGCTGGTCTCGATGGACGCGCTCAACATGGGCAAGACCGCCGAGCGCATCCACGACCGCTTCCCCGAGCTCACGAAGGAGCGGGCCGACCGCTTCGCGATGCGCAGCCAGGAGAAGTACGCCGCCGCGCTCGCCGCCGGGCACATCCAGCCCGACCTCGTCCCCGTCGCGACGCAGTCGACGTCCGGCTGGGGCCTCGCGACCGCCGACGAGGCGCCGCGACCCGAGACGACGATGGAGGGCCTCGCGACCCTCAAGACGCCGTTCCGCGAGCACGGCCGCGTGACGGCGGGCAACGCCTCGGGCCTCAACGACGGCGCGACGATGTCGATCATGGCCTCGGGCCGCGCGGCGAAGGAGCTGGGCCTCGCGCCCAAGATGCGCCTCGTCTCGTTCGGCTTCGCGGGCGTCGAGCCCGACATCATGGGCATCGGCCCGGTGCCCTCGACCGAGAAGGCGCTCGCGAAGGCGGGCCTCTCGATCGACGACATCGGCCTGTTCGAGCTCAACGAGGCCTTCGCCGTCCAGGTGCTCTCGTTCACCGACCACTTCGGCATCGCCGACGACGACGCGCGCGTGAACCCGTGGGGCGGCGCGATCGCGATCGGCCACCCGCTCGCCTCCTCGGGCGTGCGCCTCATGCTGCAGCTCGCGCGCCAGTTCGAGCAGCACCCGGAGGTCCGCTACGGCCTGACCGCCATGTGCGTCGGCCTCGGCCAGGGCGGCTCGGTCATCTGGGAGAACCCCCACCACAAGCACTACGGGAAGAGGAAGTGA
- a CDS encoding alpha/beta hydrolase family protein — protein MSRPPRRAARRGAARPALVAGGVLLGGAALAVTAASAALASMLVTPPRDQRDDIRVLGLDARGVRLGRTPDTGLPGTYALWVGERIAVLGEVVAQDAASVVRAVDEEARGILAGVASARWSGYALHRPEDVDAAVEHVAVPTELGPAPAWILGDQSATTWCIQVHGRGVTRRETLRGMPLMLERGIPCIAVSYRNDGEAPASGDGKLRLGLDEWRDVEAAIDLALERGARRIVLMGWSMGGQIALQVARRSRHRRAIAGLVLDSPVVGWAPTLRLQVALVKAPAWLVDTAVGLLESPAAVLSGGRSLDFDELDNVLHADALSQPVLLLHSADDGYVPPDASRELAAARPDIVDYREWTTARHTKLWNLDRGRYEAEVGAWVDRLLQRA, from the coding sequence GTGTCGAGACCTCCCAGGCGCGCGGCGCGCCGCGGCGCGGCGCGGCCCGCGCTCGTCGCCGGCGGCGTGCTGCTCGGCGGCGCCGCGCTGGCCGTGACCGCGGCGTCGGCCGCGCTCGCCTCCATGCTCGTGACGCCGCCGCGCGACCAGCGCGACGACATCCGCGTGCTCGGCCTCGACGCCCGCGGCGTGCGGCTCGGGCGCACGCCCGACACGGGCCTCCCCGGCACCTACGCGCTGTGGGTGGGGGAGCGCATCGCGGTGCTCGGCGAGGTCGTGGCACAGGATGCCGCGTCGGTGGTGCGCGCCGTCGACGAGGAGGCGCGGGGCATCCTCGCCGGCGTCGCGAGCGCCCGGTGGTCGGGCTACGCCCTCCATCGCCCCGAGGACGTCGACGCAGCCGTCGAGCACGTGGCGGTGCCGACGGAGCTCGGGCCGGCGCCCGCGTGGATCCTGGGCGACCAGTCGGCCACGACCTGGTGCATCCAGGTGCACGGGCGCGGCGTCACCCGCCGCGAGACGCTGCGCGGCATGCCGCTCATGCTCGAGCGCGGCATCCCCTGCATCGCCGTGTCGTACCGGAACGACGGCGAGGCGCCCGCGAGCGGCGACGGCAAGCTGCGCCTCGGCCTCGACGAGTGGCGCGACGTGGAGGCCGCGATCGACCTCGCGCTCGAGCGCGGCGCCCGGCGCATCGTGCTCATGGGTTGGTCGATGGGTGGGCAGATCGCGCTGCAGGTCGCGCGCCGCTCGCGCCACCGCCGCGCCATCGCGGGCCTCGTGCTCGACTCGCCCGTCGTCGGCTGGGCGCCGACGCTGCGGCTGCAGGTCGCGCTCGTCAAGGCGCCCGCCTGGCTCGTCGACACCGCGGTCGGGCTGCTCGAGTCGCCCGCGGCCGTCCTGAGCGGCGGGCGCAGCCTCGACTTCGACGAGCTCGACAACGTGCTCCACGCCGACGCGCTCTCGCAGCCCGTGCTGCTGCTGCACTCCGCCGACGACGGCTACGTGCCGCCGGACGCCTCCCGCGAGCTCGCCGCGGCGCGGCCTGACATCGTGGACTACCGGGAGTGGACGACCGCGCGGCACACGAAGCTCTGGAACCTCGATCGCGGCCGCTACGAGGCCGAGGTCGGCGCGTGGGTCGACCGGCTCCTGCAGCGGGCCTAG
- a CDS encoding SufE family protein — protein sequence MSVDGLTPGLRRAVDDFQAIAEPDRLQLLLEFADELPALPPRYADHPDLLERVAECQSPVFLFVEADEAVRVFATAPEEAPTTRGFASILVQGLEGASPEEALAVPADMPRLLGLDRAVSPLRLRGMAGMLGRIQRQVRERLAERAEPSA from the coding sequence ATGAGCGTCGACGGGCTCACGCCGGGCCTGCGGCGCGCGGTCGACGACTTCCAGGCGATCGCGGAGCCCGACCGCCTGCAGCTGCTGCTCGAGTTCGCCGACGAGCTGCCGGCGCTCCCGCCGCGCTACGCGGACCACCCCGACCTCCTCGAGCGGGTCGCGGAGTGCCAGTCCCCCGTGTTCCTCTTCGTCGAGGCCGACGAGGCCGTGCGCGTCTTCGCGACGGCGCCCGAGGAGGCGCCGACGACGCGCGGCTTCGCCTCGATCCTCGTGCAGGGGCTCGAGGGGGCGAGCCCCGAGGAGGCCCTCGCGGTGCCCGCCGACATGCCGCGCCTCCTCGGGCTCGACCGCGCGGTCTCGCCGCTGCGCCTGCGCGGCATGGCCGGCATGCTCGGCCGCATCCAGCGCCAGGTGCGCGAGCGGCTCGCCGAGCGGGCCGAGCCGAGCGCCTAG